A genomic segment from Saimiri boliviensis isolate mSaiBol1 chromosome 14, mSaiBol1.pri, whole genome shotgun sequence encodes:
- the LOC101029721 gene encoding LOW QUALITY PROTEIN: tubulin alpha-8 chain-like (The sequence of the model RefSeq protein was modified relative to this genomic sequence to represent the inferred CDS: inserted 2 bases in 1 codon): protein MEQLSVDCGKKLKLEFAIYPVPQVSMAVVEPFNSILSTHATLGHSDCXFMVDNEAISDTCCRNLDLKCPTCVNLSRLISQIMSSITASLHFDGALNMDLTEFQTHLVPYPCIHLPLVTCSPSISAEKVNHEWLSVAEITSAYFGPCNQMVKCDSCHGKYMACHVLCCGEVVPKAVNAAITTIKIKCNIQFVDWCPTGFKVGINHQPPIVVPGGALAKVWREVCMLSSTAAITKAWARLDHKFDLKYANWAFMHWYEGRGMEERKLSEA, encoded by the exons ATGGAGCAGCTTTCTGTTGACTGTGGCAAGAAGCTCAAGTTGGAGTTTGCTATTTACCCAGTCCCTCAAGTGTCCATGGCAGTTGTAGAACCCTTTAACTCCATCTTGAGCACCCACGCCACCCTGGGGCACTCAGATTG CTTCATGGTAGACAATGAAGCCATCTCTGATACCTGCTGCCGCAATCTGGACCTCAAGTGCCCTACCTGTGTCAACCTCAGCCGGCTCATCAGCCAGATTATGTCCTCCATCACTGCTTCCTTGCATTTTGATGGTGCCCTCAACATGGACCTCACAGAGTTCCAGACCCATCTGGTGCCCTACCCTTGCATCCACCTTCCCCTGGTGACCTGCTCGCCCAGTATCTCAGCTGAGAAGGTCAACCATGAGTGGCTGTCGGTGGCAGAGATCACCAGTGCCTACTTTGGACCCTGCAATCAGATGGTCAAGTGTGACTCTTGCCACGGCAAGTACATGGCCTGCCATGTACTCTGCTGTGGAGAGGTGGTCCCCAAGGCTGTGAATGCTGCCATCACCACCATTAAAATTAAGTGCAATATCCAGTTTGTGGACTGGTGTCCCACAGGTTTCAAG GTTGGCATCAACCACCAGCCCCCTATAGTGGTGCCCGGGGGTGCCCTAGCCAAGGTTTGGCGGGAGGTCTGCATGCTGAGCAGTACCGCAGCCATCACCAAGGCCTGGGCCCGCCTGGACCACAAGTTTGACCTGAAGTATGCCAATTGGGCATTTATGCATTGGTATGAGGGCAGGGGCATGGAGGAAAGGAAGCTGTCTGAGGCATGA